DNA sequence from the Streptomyces sp. MST-110588 genome:
GCAGCCGCGCGTCGTCCGCGCGTTGCCGCGCGGTCTCGGCGTCCCGCACGGCAGCGGAGGCGGTGATCCGGTCGGCGGCGGGGGTGACGGCCAGTGCTTCGAGCATCGCCACCACCTTCGGGGTGTCGGCGTAGTCGAGGCGGGCCACCTGGTCCGCGCGGGTCAGCGCGGCCAGTCGCCGCGCCAGAGCCAGCCCTTGGCGGGTGTCGGTGGCCACGTCCGCCCGGTCCAACGCGGCCTGGGCCCTCCGGCGCAGCCGCTCGGTACGCCGCTGGGACCGCCGCACCGCCCGCGGTCCGCTGGCGGGCGCCGGGACCTGGAGAGCCAGGCGCAGCCGGTAGACGCGCCGCGCCGCCCGCTGTGCCCGCGCGGCGCGGGCGATGGCTGAGGACGGCGACCGGGCGTCCAGCCCGAGCAGGGCGAACAGCGAAGCCCAGGCATGCTGCCACAGCAGGGCCAGCAGGCGGGCCGGGCCCGGCCGCGCGTCGTCGCCCTCATCCGTACGGGCGGCGTGCAGCTTGCTGCGGAGCTGAAGTTCGATCAGCCAGGCGGCCAAGGCCGGGACGGCGGCCAGCACCGGCTTGGCCCACCAGGACACGACGTGTACCGCGTTCATGGCGCCGGAGAAGGCCACCAGGGTCCAGGCGGTGCGGTGCATCAGGCGCAGCTCGCGCGTCCACCCGATGCCCGGGTCAGCGGCGCGATAAAGCATGACCAGCAGCGTCATCTCCGCCGCGTCGAACACCCCGATGAACGCGACGGCCAGCGAAGTCGGCAGGTGCACGGTCTCGGTGGCGAACCCCCACAGCCCGTACACGCTGACCGCGACGCCGCCCAGGGCCACGACGGCCTGCGGGCCGATGCCGGCCAGCCACACCGACCGGCGCAGCCGCCACACCACCAGGACGGCCGCAACGAGCACGGATATGACCAGCGGCAGTATCAGCCACGGCGCCCCGCCGACCATGGCCGGCCAGGACGTGAACAGGTCGGGGATCACGCGGCATCACTGCGCGGTGCGCGCTGCTCCTGCTCCGGCACCACGGCCACGGCCTCCACACGCCAGGTGATCTCAGCGGGTGGCAGGTCCGAGGGGCCCCATCCGGTGCGCGGCGCCCCGCAGGCGGTCGCGTGCTCCTTGGCCGCCTTCTGAGAGGGGTGCAGACTGTGCGGCTCCCCATGGCGGCGCAGCAGATACAGCCACGGCGGTGGCGTACGGGCGGCGGCAAGCTGCTGTTCCAGCTCCCCGATACGGTGCTGCTGCCGGACCAGCACCAGCAGGGCCACGGCGAACGCCTGCCGCATCCGCTCGACCTGCTGCCGCAGGCCGTCGGCCGCTTCAGTCGCTTCCAGGGCGGCCCGGTCGGCGTCGTCGCGATCCTCTTCCAGCTCCAGCACGGAGCAGAGGTTGCTGGCCCACTGCTCGTTCAGCGCGTCCAGCAGACTCCGGATACGGCCGTCGGCGGCGGCCAGGTCGGTGTGCAGCCCGGCCAGACGGGCCGCCGTCACGATACGGATCATGATGTGGTGGTCCCTTCCAGGGCGGTACCGCGCCGGCCGTTCCGGCGCCCGGTGACCGTGCGGTGAGCCGGGGCCGGACCGGCGGCGGCGAGCCAGCCGCCGCCGCTGCGCTTGGCCTCGTACATGGCCTCATCCGCCAGCCGCAACGCCAGCGGCAGCGACACCGCGGGCAGGTCAGCCGTCAGGCAAACGCCGATCGAGGCGCCGACGGCCAGGTCCCGGCCGCGGTGGCGGACCGGTGCGGTGATCGCCTCGTGCAGGCCGCGCAGCAGCCATGGCAGCGCCACGGCCTCCGGCAGCGGCACCACAGCGGCGAACTCATCCCCACCCAACCGGCCCGCCACCGCGCCCGGGTACGACTCCACAACGTCGTGCAGGCTCGCGCCGGTCGCCCGGATCGCCGCATCACCCGCATCGTGACCGAAGTGGTCGTTGAGCCCCTTCAGCCCGTCCAGGTCGATCAGCAGAACAGCACTCGGCCCGACCTCCAGCATGCGCGAGGCGCACTGCTCGAAGCCGACCCGCGTCAGCAAACCCGTCAGCGGGTCGTAGCGGGCCTGCTCCAACTCCGCGGACAGCCGCCGGATCAACGCCGACTGGTAGCGGCCGGCCTGCACCGCGCTCCTGGCGAAGTTCAGCAACCAGGACACGTCCGGGTCGTGCTGCGCGCGCTCCCGAAACCTCTCCAGAGCCGAGACCGTCACGACGCACCCCCGTCCAGGCTGGTGCGGCGCTCAACCTCGACGTGCTCCGCCGGGCCACCGAGCCACTCGCCGCAGTCGGCGCCGTTCACGAAGAGCCGCGTCTTGCCGAACGACTCGCCTTTGACGGCCTTGAGCTGGCGTCCCTTGTAGGTCTCACGGATCACAGCGCACCTCCGATCGGTCCGGTGCGGGTGTAGTCAAGCGCCCCCTCCAGAACGTGCCGCTGTTCGGCGAGCTGCCCGGCGCGGTAGGCGCGGGGGTGCAGCCGCCGCCACAGGCGATGGCGCAGTGTGGCGTGCGGTCGGCGCATCATGAGGTGCCTCCTGCCATGGCGGCCAGTTCGCTGAGCCTGCGGCGGGATGCTCTCGGCAGTGGCCATCACGCCACCTCCGGCACGGGCTTGGCCAGGGCCAGACGGGCGGCGAGCAGCTTGCGACGGGCCCGCCGGATACGGCGCTCGGCCACCTCCATCGCGGGGGTGTCCAGCGCCGCGATCTGCGCGTCCAGCAGCGCGACTTCCGCCACGATCACCGGCATATCGGCTTCGATCGCGGCCAGGTCGGCGCCGCTCGGCTCCTGGTCCACCAGCTCTGAGGCCATGGCGTGGTCAGGGGTGGGGATCTTCATGACGGGCGTTCCTTTCGAAGGAAACGGCAGGCGCCCCGGCCAGGCCCCGAGAAAGCGGACCGGGGTGGACTTGATTGTTTGAAGGCCGTTGCTCAGCACGAGCGACCGCGCGGGAAGCTGAGGCGTGCGGTGGTGTCTCGTGGTGTTCAACGTCAGGCCGGTCTCTCGCACGTAGTGGCGAGGTGATCGGCGAAGGTCGGGGCGCTAGCTGATGTGCACGTAGCCGCTGGTCACCCGGCGGCGAACGTTTAGGCGTGAGGTGCCCGTGATACGCGCACGCCCCGAGGTGACGCTGACCGTGAGACGGCCGGTGGCCTGCGAAGTCGCGGCCATCTGGACGTTGCCGGAGGTGAGGTTCAGCCGGGCGGCGTTGCCGCTGTACGCGCCGATGCTGAGGTTGCCGGAGGTCAGGTTCGCATCCAGCGAACCGGTGACCTCGTTCACGATGACGCTGCCGCTGGTGACCGTGACCTCCAGGTCGCCGACCCGCTCAGCGGCCAGAGCCCCGGAGACCCCGTCGTACTCCAGCCGGACGAGGGTGCCCGTCACGACCGTGTCGGCGATGTCCGTGATGATCAGCGCCACCGACTTCGCGGGCAGGTGAACGGTGGCGGTAACCGGGGTGGCCGCGCTGCCGGCCGGGCCGGTGGCGGTGACCTCGCGGCCGTTGATGAAGACCTTGCCGCCACTGTTGCCGGAGACGTAGACGTTGCCGCCGACGATCTGCACACCGCTGCCGCCCACCCGGATGGTGGTGCCGCCCATGGCGCCGGCGACG
Encoded proteins:
- a CDS encoding DUF4097 family beta strand repeat-containing protein, which gives rise to MTERIIPVDTSGPIALDLTMNAGSIRIAVDPALKQARVVLMTKAASGPSADAIRNTAVSLNGQYLKVRVPDVAGAMGGTTIRVGGSGVQIVGGNVYVSGNSGGKVFINGREVTATGPAGSAATPVTATVHLPAKSVALIITDIADTVVTGTLVRLEYDGVSGALAAERVGDLEVTVTSGSVIVNEVTGSLDANLTSGNLSIGAYSGNAARLNLTSGNVQMAATSQATGRLTVSVTSGRARITGTSRLNVRRRVTSGYVHIS
- a CDS encoding DUF6284 family protein, whose protein sequence is MKIPTPDHAMASELVDQEPSGADLAAIEADMPVIVAEVALLDAQIAALDTPAMEVAERRIRRARRKLLAARLALAKPVPEVA
- a CDS encoding DUF2637 domain-containing protein, producing the protein MIPDLFTSWPAMVGGAPWLILPLVISVLVAAVLVVWRLRRSVWLAGIGPQAVVALGGVAVSVYGLWGFATETVHLPTSLAVAFIGVFDAAEMTLLVMLYRAADPGIGWTRELRLMHRTAWTLVAFSGAMNAVHVVSWWAKPVLAAVPALAAWLIELQLRSKLHAARTDEGDDARPGPARLLALLWQHAWASLFALLGLDARSPSSAIARAARAQRAARRVYRLRLALQVPAPASGPRAVRRSQRRTERLRRRAQAALDRADVATDTRQGLALARRLAALTRADQVARLDYADTPKVVAMLEALAVTPAADRITASAAVRDAETARQRADDARLRAESARREAEDARQRAEDDLTAARQELDRVESARQKLLEEQEDITERNKTARQRAEAIVDAARKEADRTQRDADQALTEVRTATEEQRRALEELTDRTEQERGRIQQYEGALQQLTAQVQEAALIRDRLRGDLADLDPQAPDAALAGDGPVYRSEAKEAGWRYYLHILDTSQGQQEPAAADLAARFGVDAGNARNWIRDFRAARAAQLAARPPRAAAQPEYARSEAAV
- a CDS encoding GGDEF domain-containing protein — protein: MSWLLNFARSAVQAGRYQSALIRRLSAELEQARYDPLTGLLTRVGFEQCASRMLEVGPSAVLLIDLDGLKGLNDHFGHDAGDAAIRATGASLHDVVESYPGAVAGRLGGDEFAAVVPLPEAVALPWLLRGLHEAITAPVRHRGRDLAVGASIGVCLTADLPAVSLPLALRLADEAMYEAKRSGGGWLAAAGPAPAHRTVTGRRNGRRGTALEGTTTS